Sequence from the Polyangiaceae bacterium genome:
TTTCGTGGGGATTGGGATTTGGACCTTGGTCCGCGCTTGACGCCCGACACGGGGATTGGGATCTGGACCTTGGTCCGCGCTTGACGCGCCCTTCAGCCCGCGTCGCTGCCCGTTTCGCTGCCGGCCGCCGAGCATGACGAGCCTGTCCGATCCCGAGTCGGAGTATCTTCACGCCGATGCCCACGTACGTTGGTCTCGCCTGCACGGTCCACGACCCGGCGCTCGCCGTGGTCGACGCCGCGGGTGAGGTCGTGTTTGCGGAGGGCACGGAACGCCGCAGCCAGAACAAGCGCGCCCACCAGCGCCCGCCGGACGACGCAATCGAGATTGGCCGAGTGCTGGACCGCTACGTCGACCTCGATGACGAGATCGTGTTGGCGACGAGTTGGGAGCAGCGGCGCTGGAAGAGCGTGGCGGCGCGCGCCGCCTACCTGGCAGCCGAGCCACGCATCTCCCCCTTGCTGCGTCCCGTGATGGTGGGCCAGACGAATGCCTTCGACTTGGTGGGGCTCAATTTGCGCTACCGCTTGCACGAGCGCCGTCCCTCGACAGCAGGGCCCGAGATGCGCGGTTTCGATCATCACTGGACCCACGCGGCGACGGCGTGCTTCTCCAGCCCCTACGACGAGGCGTTGTGCGCTGTGATCGATGCCAATGGCGAGCGCTCGAGCACCGCCTTCTTCGAGTATCGGCGCGGCCACTTGCGTCGCTTGGATCCCGAGCCGAGACGGAGCTTTCGGCGCAACGGCAGCCTGGGCGCGTTCTACGCTGGCTTGTGCTTCGCGTGCGGCTTCGACCCCGTCGCTGGCGAAGAGTGGAAGGTAATGGGACTCGCACCCTACGGTGAGCGCGACCCGCGGCGCTACCGCGAGTTTCGCGAGTGGTTCCAGGTCGATGGGCTCACCCTCGGCGCGGACAACTTCGCGTTGTTGGCCGCTTTCGACGCGATGCGCCGCCGCCCGCCCCCGGATGCGATGGAGCTGAAGGATCTGGCGCGCACCGGGCAAGAGGTTTTCGAAGACGTGGCGTCCGAGTTGCTGTGCAACCTCGCCGCTCGAGGAGCGAGTCGCAACCTGGTGCTCGCGGGTGGCTGTGCGCTGAACTCGTCTTTCAATGGCAAGATCCTGAATCGAACTCCCTTCGAGTCGCTCCACGTGTTCGCCGCTCCCGCCGACGATGGCAACGCCATCGGTGCTGCGTTACTTGCGTTTCAGCAGGACCATCCCACGTGGCAGCCTCCGGCGCGCGTGATGTCTCCCTATCTTGGGTCGCAGATCGACTCGGATGCCTTGAGCCGACTGCAGAAGCTGGGTGGACTGACGCACGCCCTGCCACCCGGCGACAGCGCGATGCGATACGCCGCGCAGCTCTTGGCAGACGGCAAGATCGTGGCGGTGATGCAGGGTCGGGCCGAGTTCGGTCCGCGCGCCTTGGGCCATCGCTCCATTCTCGCCGACCCCCGCTCTGCCAGCGTGAAGGATCGGCTCAATGCGGAAGTGAAGTTTCGCGAGCGCTTTCGCCCCTTCGCGCCGAGCATCCTGGCGGACCACGTCGACGAGTGGTTCGAGTCGGCGCAGCCCTCTCCGTACATGGAGCGCACCCTGCGCTTTCGCGCAGAACGCAGGGAACAGGTGCCTGGCGTCGTGCACGTTGACGGAACCGGACGGCTCCAGACGGTGTCGGCCGAGTTGTCGCCCAGTTTCCATCAGCTGATCTCGCGCTTTCACGAGTTGACGGGAGTTCCCCTGGTGCTCAACACCAGCTTCAACGTGATGGGCAAACCCATCGTGCACTCGGTGGAAGATGCCGTTGCCGTGTTCTTCACCTCCGGTATCGATGCCCTGGTGATCGAGGACCGCGTGTTCGAGAAGCATGGCCGCTGACCGCGACAGAGCCGAGCCAGCCGCGCGGATCGGCTACGGCCCGGAGCCCTGGCCAGACTTGGAACACGCGCTGCACCGGCTCGCCCTGCACGACGACAAGCTTGGTGCCGTGTGCCTGCGCCTGGACGATGCCGCTCGGCGAGAGCGTACTCGCGGCAGGACGCGCGCGCCCTTGGCGGGCGTCCCCTTTGGCCTCAAAGACGTGTGGGACGCGCGGGACTCTTTCACGACGGCTGGCAACCTGCGTCACGTGCGGCGCCGCGCGGGGTCGGACAGTCTCATCCTGCGCGCGCTGCGCGACGCGGGGGCCGTGTGCGTCGGTCGCACCAACGTATCGGATCTGGCCGCGACTCCGGAGTGCGCGAACTTGCTGTACGGCGTGACCCGTAACCCCCACGATTTGACGCGCACTTCTGGTGGGTCGAGTGGCGGTGCCGCCGCGGCGGTTGCCTCGGGCATGTGCGCCTTCGACTGGGGATCGGACTTCGGCGGCAGCATTCGGCTGCCCGCCGCGTTCTGCGGAGTGGTTGGACTGCGACTCCCCAGTCGGACCTTTGCAGTGACGGGGCACTTCCCTTTCGTGCCTCCGGAGTTGGGCCTGCACGGACAAGGCCCCTTGGCACGTACCGTCGCCGGCGTGCGCACGGTCGTCGATGCCGTCCGAGCGCGTCTGGAGTTCCGTCGTGCTTCCCCGCGCGACTTCGTAGGAGTCGTGGTGCTCGGGCCGGACGCCTTCGCCGCAGGCGAGTGGCCCGACGCAGCGTCGGACATCTCGCTGGCGCTTCAGGACGCAGGGGTGAGCGTGCGAGTCGGCGCGACGCCAGCTCCTCGCGACATCCATCACGCATTCGCAGCACTGCTGTCGAACCACTGGCGTCGGTTCTTTGGTGCTTTCGTGGGCGAGTCCGCGCTAGCCGGCATCTGCCCAGGCTTGGGCAGGGCGCGGCTGCACCCGCATACGCAGCGCATCGTGGCGGAGCTGGCCATCGCGGATCGCACGCGCTATCGCGACCTCGCGAGCACTTGGCGTCGGGTCGAAGCGATTCGCGCAGCGTGTGAGGCGTTGTTCGACGCGGGGTTGCTCATCGCGACGCCTACGACCACGGTCCCCGCGCCGCGACTGGGCCACGCGCACGCCAAGCGAGAACTCGGCGTGTTCGCCAAGCTCGGGAACCTATTGGACGCCGTGGCCCTGGCAGTGCCCTTTGGCACCTTCGCTTCGGGAATGCCGCGAAGCCTGCAGCTGCTCGGGCCTCCGGGCTCTCTCGACGCTGTGTTGGCCCTGGGCGAACGCCTGGCGCCCTGAGCGCGCGCGAAAGCTGCGGGGGTTGCGCGCGCGGGTGGCGCGGGGGTTTGCACGCGCGGGGTGCGGGCGTCGACTGAGTCGCGAAGCAGATCAGTCCTGGACGACGGGCATCGACTGGTCGAGTTGCGAAACGGTTCAGTCCTGGACGGCAGGCATCGCTTGCGCGGGCTCATTGGGCTGCGTCACGCGCACCTTCCAGAGCAACACCGTGCCCGCGCTGGCCAGCACGGCCCCGGCCAACAAGGGACCCACCTCGATCTCGTGCTCGCTCATGGCGGGCCCGTAGCGGACCAGCAGCAGCACCGCAGCGTTGTAGACGCCGTGAGTGATCATGCTGACGCCGAGAGAGTCGCTGCTCAGTCGCGCGTACGCAAAGCCCGCACCCAGCAGAACAGTACCGGCCGCTTGGGTGGGCTCCAGATGAAAAAGCCCGAATAGCAGGCTGGGCACCGCGATGGCGACGACCAGGTTGGAGCGGAAGCCCGCCGTCATCAGCCCGCGGAACATCAGCTCTTCCACGATCGCTGGGACGATCGCCAGGGCGAACAGCAGCAGCACCAACTCGGCATCCGAAGCGCCCCGGGCAGCCGCACTCACGACTTTGCTTGAGGTGACGTCGTTCTGCACGACGCGATGTACCAGCTCGCCAACCGTTTCCGCCCAGGGTGCGATGCCAAACACCAGTAGCAGGGCGCCTAGAACCGCTGTGGGTCGGACAGGCCGTGCACCAAGCTTCTCCCGTGGGACACGCAACCACCACCACCAGACCAGCACTGCAACCAGTGCGGATGCTTCGTTCACCAGTGTGCCCAAGGCAATCCACGTGGGATCGTTGAGCAAGGGCGAGCGCTGCGGGTCTGACAGCAACGCGTGGGCACTGGGCGCCCCGTGGACGGCTGCCACCACTTGGCCAAAGGCGAGGCTCGCTGGCAACAGCACCAGGAGAGCCGTGAGCCATAGCAGGATGGCATGAGCTGGCTTCACCGCTCGCTGTTGCTGGACCCTGGGCACGAACCTCGATATTCCAGCCTAGCCTGCGGCGCCCAACTGGAACAGGCCGGCTCTCGCAGGGCCCCCGGGCCGGGTGCAGTTTGCACCCGAGGTTGCCCAATCCCTCCTTGCGCCGCGGAATCACGCGGAAGGCGCACGGGTGGCCTAGGGGCAGGGGATCCGACGACGCTGGGCGCGTTTGGCACCAGACCGGGGGAATCGCGGCTTTTGTGCCGAATGAAATGGCCTGCGCTATCGTCCACCGGAAAACATGAAAGCACTTGGATTTCTGGGTTTGGCCCTTGGCCTTGGCTTCGTCGGCTGCAGCAGCGAAAAGAGCGGCACTCCCGCGGTGGATCCCTATCGCTCCGAGGAGTCCTTCTGCGGCGAGTGGGCGAAGGCGGCCTGCAACAAGACGGTCGTGGACAAGTGCTCGGGCGGTGGTGACGACACGGAAGCCTGCGTGCAGAAGCAGTCGAGCTTCTGCCTGGCGGCTTTGCCGGCGAACTACGCGTCCAAGAACGCCAAGGCTTGTGTCGAAGCAGTGAAGAAGGCCTACTCGGACGCCAAGCTCACCGCCGAAGAGCTGCAGCTGGTCCGTACCTTCGC
This genomic interval carries:
- a CDS encoding carbamoyltransferase C-terminal domain-containing protein; translation: MPTYVGLACTVHDPALAVVDAAGEVVFAEGTERRSQNKRAHQRPPDDAIEIGRVLDRYVDLDDEIVLATSWEQRRWKSVAARAAYLAAEPRISPLLRPVMVGQTNAFDLVGLNLRYRLHERRPSTAGPEMRGFDHHWTHAATACFSSPYDEALCAVIDANGERSSTAFFEYRRGHLRRLDPEPRRSFRRNGSLGAFYAGLCFACGFDPVAGEEWKVMGLAPYGERDPRRYREFREWFQVDGLTLGADNFALLAAFDAMRRRPPPDAMELKDLARTGQEVFEDVASELLCNLAARGASRNLVLAGGCALNSSFNGKILNRTPFESLHVFAAPADDGNAIGAALLAFQQDHPTWQPPARVMSPYLGSQIDSDALSRLQKLGGLTHALPPGDSAMRYAAQLLADGKIVAVMQGRAEFGPRALGHRSILADPRSASVKDRLNAEVKFRERFRPFAPSILADHVDEWFESAQPSPYMERTLRFRAERREQVPGVVHVDGTGRLQTVSAELSPSFHQLISRFHELTGVPLVLNTSFNVMGKPIVHSVEDAVAVFFTSGIDALVIEDRVFEKHGR
- a CDS encoding amidase — encoded protein: MAADRDRAEPAARIGYGPEPWPDLEHALHRLALHDDKLGAVCLRLDDAARRERTRGRTRAPLAGVPFGLKDVWDARDSFTTAGNLRHVRRRAGSDSLILRALRDAGAVCVGRTNVSDLAATPECANLLYGVTRNPHDLTRTSGGSSGGAAAAVASGMCAFDWGSDFGGSIRLPAAFCGVVGLRLPSRTFAVTGHFPFVPPELGLHGQGPLARTVAGVRTVVDAVRARLEFRRASPRDFVGVVVLGPDAFAAGEWPDAASDISLALQDAGVSVRVGATPAPRDIHHAFAALLSNHWRRFFGAFVGESALAGICPGLGRARLHPHTQRIVAELAIADRTRYRDLASTWRRVEAIRAACEALFDAGLLIATPTTTVPAPRLGHAHAKRELGVFAKLGNLLDAVALAVPFGTFASGMPRSLQLLGPPGSLDAVLALGERLAP
- a CDS encoding type II CAAX endopeptidase family protein → MPRVQQQRAVKPAHAILLWLTALLVLLPASLAFGQVVAAVHGAPSAHALLSDPQRSPLLNDPTWIALGTLVNEASALVAVLVWWWWLRVPREKLGARPVRPTAVLGALLLVFGIAPWAETVGELVHRVVQNDVTSSKVVSAAARGASDAELVLLLFALAIVPAIVEELMFRGLMTAGFRSNLVVAIAVPSLLFGLFHLEPTQAAGTVLLGAGFAYARLSSDSLGVSMITHGVYNAAVLLLVRYGPAMSEHEIEVGPLLAGAVLASAGTVLLWKVRVTQPNEPAQAMPAVQD